The following are from one region of the Oryzias melastigma strain HK-1 linkage group LG22, ASM292280v2, whole genome shotgun sequence genome:
- the foxa2 gene encoding forkhead box protein A2: MMLGAVKMEGHEHTDWSTYYGEPECYTSVGNMNTGLGMNSMNTYMSMSGMSTTANMTANSMNMSYVNTGMSPSMTGMSPGTGAMNGMGAGMTAMSTALSPSMSPMTGQPASMNALTSYTNMNAMSPIYGQSNINRSRDPKTYRRSYTHAKPPYSYISLITMAIQQSPSKMLTLAEIYQWIMDLFPFYRQNQQRWQNSIRHSLSFNDCFLKVPRSPDKPGKGSFWTLHPDSGNMFENGCYLRRQKRFKCEKKMSMKEPGRKGGDGGSANSSSDSCNGNESPHSNSSSGEHKRSLSDMKGSQALSPEHTAPSPVSQGQHLMSQHHSVLAHDAHLKPEHHYSFNHPFSINNLMSSEQQHHKMDLKTYEQVMHYSGYGSPMTGALSMGSMAGKAGLDSASIPDTSYYQGVYSRPIMNSS; encoded by the exons ATGATGCTTGGAGCAGTTAAAATGGAAGGACACGAACACACCGACTGGAGCACATACTATGGAGAGCCCGAG TGTTACACCTCTGTTGGAAACATGAACACCGGCCTGGGAATGAACTCTATGAACACCTACATGAGCATGTCCGGCATGAGCACCACCGCAAACATGACGGCCAACTCTATGAACATGTCGTACGTCAACACGGGCATGAGCCCCTCCATGACCGGCATGTCGCCGGGCACCGGAGCCATGAACGGGATGGGAGCAGGCATGACGGCTATGAGCACAGCCCTGAGCCCCAGCATGAGTCCTATGACCGGACAGCCCGCGTCCATGAACGCCCTGACGTCCTACACCAACATGAACGCCATGAGCCCCATTTACGGACAGTCGAACATCAACAGGTCCCGGGATCCAAAGACGTACCGGCGGAGCTACACGCACGCCAAGCCTCCGTACTCCTACATTTCCCTCATCACCATGGCCATCCAGCAGTCTCCCAGTAAGATGCTGACGCTGGCCGAGATCTACCAGTGGATAATGGACCTCTTCCCCTTTTATCGGCAAAACCAGCAGCGCTGGCAGAACTCAATCCGCCACTCTTTGTCATTCAACGACTGTTTCCTCAAAGTCCCCAGGTCGCCGGATAAACCCGGAAAGGGCTCCTTTTGGACTCTACACCCGGACTCCGGCAACATGTTTGAGAACGGCTGCTACTTGAGGAGGCAGAAGCGCTTCAAGTGTGAGAAGAAGATGTCCATGAAGGAGCCCGGCCGCAAGGGGGGAGACGGCGGCTCTGCCAACAGCAGCTCGGACAGCTGCAACGGCAACGAGTCCCCGCACTCCAACTCCTCCTCCGGCGAGCACAAAAGGTCCCTGTCGGACATGAAAGGGAGCCAGGCCCTGAGCCCGGAGCACACCGCGCCCTCCCCGGTGTCGCAGGGGCAGCACCTCATGTCTCAGCATCACTCGGTCCTGGCGCACGACGCCCACCTGAAGCCGGAGCACCACTACTCCTTCAACCACCCCTTCTCCATCAATAACCTCATGTCCTCGGAGCAGCAGCACCATAAAATGGACCTTAAGACTTACGAGCAGGTGATGCACTACTCTGGATATGGCTCCCCCATGACTGGAGCGCTTTCCATGGGCTCCATGGCGGGGAAAGCCGGCCTGGATTCTGCATCTATACCCGACACATCCTACTACCAAGGTGTCTATTCCAGGCCAATCATGAACTCCTCGTAG